One window from the genome of Hoplias malabaricus isolate fHopMal1 chromosome X2, fHopMal1.hap1, whole genome shotgun sequence encodes:
- the LOC136676469 gene encoding ADP-ribosylation factor-like protein 6-interacting protein 4 gives MGRNRSRSRSHERSSSRQGRERQPEKKRRKSSSSSSSSSSASPSPKKKHARGLSNDKRPDQRIEKQKKKQKRRSSSSSSSSSSSSSASSSSSSDEETKTKKKRRKAKKKLKKIKAKEKKKEKKEKRRLKKIKKLAAKAEKAASKAPVIIPVPVSVQVGKPQTYLETWQSDDTAEHGPVMTDEQKASFSTKRPLTKEEYEARQSVIRRVLDPETGRTRLIRGDGEILEEIVSKERHKDINKQATKGDGASFQKRLGINR, from the exons ATGGGGCGAAACCGATCTCGCAGCAGGTCCCATGAGAGGTCCTCAAGCAGGCAAGGACGAGAGCGACAACCAGAAAAGAAGCGTCGGAAGTCCAGCTCTTCATCTTCAAGCTCTAGCAGTGCTAGCCCAAGCCCTAAAAAGAAACATGCACGTGGTTTGAGTAACGACAAGAGACCTG ACCAGCGAATtgagaaacagaagaaaaaacaaaaaaggaggAGTTCATCATCATCGTCCTCATCCTCAAGCAGCTCGTCCGCTTCCTCTAGTTCATCCAGTGATGAAGAGACCAAGACGAAGAAAAAGCGCAGGAAGGCCAAAAAGAAACTGAAGAAAATTAAAGctaaggaaaagaaaaaagagaaaaaggagaaaagaagaTTAAAGAAGATAAAGAAGTTAGCGGCTAAAGCTGAGAAAGCAGCAAGTAAAGCTCCTGTAATTATCCCTGTTCCAGTATCGGTTCAAGTTGGAAAACCCCAGACGTACTTGGAGACCTGGCAAAGTGATGACACTGCAGAGCATGGTCCAG TGATGACCGATGAGCAGAAAGCCAGTTTCTCCACCAAGAGGCCTCTAACAAAGGAGGAGTATGAAGCTAGACAGAGTGTCATCCGTCGTGTCCTTGACCCTGAAACCGGACGAACCAG GCTCATAAGGGGAGATGGAGAGATTTTGGAAGAGATTGTCAGCAAGGAACGACACAAAGATATCAATAAG CAAGCCACTAAGGGAGATGGTGCCTCATTCCAGAAGAGACTAGGGATTAACAGGTAG
- the LOC136676911 gene encoding bifunctional methylenetetrahydrofolate dehydrogenase/cyclohydrolase, mitochondrial-like, translating into MATLRALRKLCQDTHHRACSLHLSASRQEAVVISGRKLARQVREEARADVEEWVSAGNRRPHLSVVLVGDNPASHSYVLNKTRAAADVGISSETILKPSSICEEELLELIDKLNTDHRVDGLLIQLPLPEHIDERRICNAVCPDKDVDGFHVVNVGRMCLDQSTMLPATPWGVWEIIKRTGIPTLGKNVVVAGRSKNVGMPIAMLLHTDGRHERPGGDATVTISHRYTPKEQLRQHTQIADIIVAAAGIPNLITADMIKEGAAVIDVGINRIQDPLTGKNKLVGDVDFEGVRKKASYITPVPGGVGPMTVAMLMKNTIKAAKNLLLTPPERVRMVASS; encoded by the exons ATGGCCACGCTGAGAGCGCTGCGGAAGCTATGTCAGGACACTCACCATCGGGCGTGTAGTCTTCACTTATCCGCCTCCAG ACAAGAGGCCGTGGTTATCTCGGGCAGGAAGCTGGCCCGGCAGGTCCGTGAAGAAGCCCGCGCTGATGTGGAGGAATGGGTTTCTGCTGGCAACAGACGACCTCACCTGAGTGTGGTGCTAGTAGGTGACAACCCTGCCAGCCATTCTTATGTGCTGAACAAGACCCGTGCTGCTGCTGATGTGG GTATCAGTAGTGAAACAATATTGAAACCTTCTTCCATCTGTGAGGAAGAGCTGCTAGAGCTGATTGACAAACtgaacactgaccacagagtaGATGGTCTTCTGATACAACTGCCTTTGCCTG AACACATTGATGAGCGTAGAATATGTAACGCAGTTTGCCCAGATAAAGATGTTGATGGCTTCCATGTGGTCAATGTTGGTCGTATGTGCTTGGACCAATCCACTATGTTACCTGCTACACCATGGGGAGTGTGGGAGATCATTAAGCGCACAG GCATCCCCACCCTGGGGAAGAATGTAGTTGTAGCTGGTCGCTCTAAAAATGTGGGTATGCCCATTGCTATGCTGCTACACACAGATGGAAGACATGAAAGACCAGGAG GTGATGCCACTGTCACAATCTCTCACCGTTACACTCCTAAGGAACAACTTCGCCAGCACACACAAATTGCTGACATCATTGTAGCAGCTGCAG GCATACCCAACCTTATCACTGCAGATATGATAAAGGAAGGCGCCGCTGTTATTGACGTGGGAATAAACAGAATACAAGATCCTTTGACTGGAAAAAACAAACTTGTTGGTGATGTGGACTTTGAAG GTGTGCGTAAAAAGGCTAGCTATATCACACCAGTTCCAGGTGGTGTTGGACCCATGACTGTGGCCATGTTAATGAAAAACACTATTAAGGCAGCAAAAAACCTCCTTTTGACCCCTCCGGAGAGAGTGCGCATGGTAGCGTCCTCATAA